One window from the genome of Marinobacter sp. LV10R510-11A encodes:
- a CDS encoding acyl-CoA thioesterase has protein sequence MFYIELQPRFSDTDALGHISNTTLPVWFEQARLPLFRIFHPTLDVKTWPLIIARVEIDFVAQSFWHLPVEVRTGIGKIGNSSFQAVQEAWQDGQLIARGKAVLIHFDYEAEKAVSISEETRSQLAEHMIE, from the coding sequence ATGTTCTATATAGAGCTTCAGCCCCGCTTCAGCGACACGGATGCTTTGGGTCACATCAGCAATACGACATTGCCGGTATGGTTCGAGCAGGCCAGACTACCTTTGTTTAGGATCTTCCATCCGACACTGGATGTGAAAACTTGGCCACTGATTATCGCCCGCGTGGAAATAGACTTTGTGGCCCAGAGTTTCTGGCATCTGCCAGTTGAGGTTCGCACGGGCATCGGGAAGATTGGGAACAGCTCGTTCCAGGCTGTCCAGGAAGCCTGGCAGGACGGACAGTTGATTGCCCGTGGCAAGGCTGTGCTGATTCACTTTGATTACGAAGCAGAAAAAGCCGTTTCTATTTCTGAAGAAACCCGCAGCCAGTTGGCAGAGCATATGATTGAGTAA